GTTGATCAAGTTATGGAGAGCAATTACGCTCCGGATCAGAGAGGACAGATAAATGACCAACATCATATCATTAGTTTTCACTACAAAAAGAAGATGCAACAATTCAGAGAAAATATTGCTTTAGAAATTCCACAAATAGATGACAAAGTACCCAAGGAATTGTTTAGTTACCTGCAAAAGCCTTAATAAGTTCATTAACATTGAGATTAGGAAGTAGGTTAAAGACATCCTGCCagaagaaattttgaaaattgagaaatgtgaACAATGAATCATAGTGATTGCAACTGCAGCCAAAAACCACCAGCTCTACCAGAGGAtctgtattttttcttttggtttttgggagagagagagtgaatgaCAAATAACCAGCAATACAGATCAGGTGGACAAAAGGGAGCATGCATAAAAGCAAAAGATACAAATGTATGTTTCATATAACTAAGTGTATGTTCTATAAATGTATGTTTTAGGCTCCATactctttaaaatatatatatatatatatatattgaataagaTTGTAGAAAAACTTTGGAACTCTGAGTAAATTAAGAGTTTTATAACACTACCTATAATGGTTCATGCAGCAAGGCCTCCCACATGGTGGGCAAAAAATGTGGCTGATTCACTcttcttgtttgtatttatagacaaaaatgGAAATGCAGAAGAAAGCAGATAAAGATATATAGTAGTAGCATATAGGTTGAAGAGAATGGGTAACAGAAAGAACTGGTGAAAGGGAAACTACAATAGGTACAGAAATCAAGAATCagaaaagaaagaggagaaaCAAAAAACCAGAGAAGTGAGGTGCTTGTAATTGCCATGTGATTCAACCATAAAAGACAGGCACAAAAGGGAACCTGTAAATGGCACAAGATCTCGTGATTCAGTGGAAGCTTCCCATCAATAACGAGGTCAAGATAACTACGTATCTCTTGAAGTCGGGCATCCAACCCCTTCAAGGCAGCAAGTTTCCCTGTCACCTGCAGCATAACAAGTTTTCatgttccttctttttcttattcttgaATTTCAAGTGATGACAGCTCTCATTTCACAATTCTCACTGCACTTACAAATAGAAAAACCAGAAAAGTACAAAAAAGCCAAGCAACAAAACATAGAAGTAAAGGAAAAAACCTCTGTCGCAAGGGTGCTAATTGTTGTATCCTTCACGTCCCTCAGCAAATGCTCAACCCCTGTTGAGCATGGGGGCGGGCAGAAATGAGGGATGaatcaaataaataagcaaAGATTATATGGGCTAAAGTTCTCAGTTTAACAGGCACCATGCAAGTTAGGAGCCTCTTTAGAGTTGAGAAAGAAAgccagaaaaatgaaaattcagaAGATAAACAATAGAAGACTTGTTAATTTTGCAAATATTATAGTTTTCTATCCCATGTGGCATACCAATTTCCTCAACTTCATGAGCAGCAATTTCTGAAGGCACATGCACAAACACCTTCTGGCTTTTCTGAGTAGCTTTCTGTAAGAGTATCCAATTGTCAGATTAGCTTCCAGCAGAGATGGAGGCATTTGGCCAGGAATGACTAGCCTTAACCATAAATGCATCTCAGCTGAGACAGCCATGCATTAGAAATGAGCACAAACATCACTAAATGCTAAAAAATTGTGGTTGAATAAGTCTAGACAGCCCTTTTACCTCTTTAACTTCCTCAACAGCATAATATGCTTTAGTTGGGATTCCCATCTCGGTAGGCTGCACATCAATTATGACTAATACAGGATTGGGAACATAGCTGCAATACCACCAAATATAAGTTGGGCAAAAGTGCAAGAAATCTCAAAAGCTACAGTAGACAACAGTACAAATGCTAAAACTAAGGTAGATGTACAATTAATGAAAGAGAGAAGTTATGTGCCATACATTCTTACAGATGTCACATTCCACATAAGAGCCTGTTCCCCTGGATAATCCAAGGATGGAATCCAGAGAAATGAAGCAACAGACGGAATATACATGACCAGCTTGCAAGAGTTATTGTGAGGCAAACACAACAGCatcaaagaaataaatataacttAGTCTGATGGTACAATATGACGTTTAAGTTGTTGGATAGACCTTGCCAACAGAAGTCATTATGGATCAAAGCAGATCATTGGGTATAAACAAAAAGCAGAGCACTAGAGAAAACATATGTGCCTTGAACCAAATATTCAGGATGTCTCCTGTAAACTCTGTAGACATTAATGATTGTACGCCTACTACAATTATATGGCAATTCGGGTTGGTCAACCTTTGTCCATCTTCCTCTGTTCAACTTTGCATGACTACTACAACGTGGATTTTGTGTGCCGAAGAATACATGGTTTCACCATTTTATGAGGCATTGTCTTTCATGTATTTTGATTACTTACAATAAAGAATAGAAAACAACACAATTTTGTAGACATGATGAGGTTTATGAACAAAACCAATGCAAAATATACTTTGCATATAAGAAGAAAATTCTCACTCATGGAATAGTGCATGAACATTGAGGTCATTTTCCCGTAGCTTTGGGCCAGTACTGTACCATCCTACAACATGCTCCTTTGCTGAATGAGTTACATGTCAATTCAACCACAGAAGAAAGAGGTGTCAATTTCTCTAACATGAccataaaaataataagttgTCAAATTAATAATGCCAAGAAACCCTTTCtgtaaataaaaacaataattgCAAATGACAGTGATTAGGAATTAACAGTAACAAGTAAAATAACAACAGTAGcataaaaaggagaagaaggaaaggaaactgaaaaaagaaaaaaatgcaagGAGATTGATTACTGGAGGGAAAAGAATACACAGCTCATACCGTTTATTCTCCTGTACATCGAAAACATAGATTCGTGGTAATTGTGATCAAGAAACCAGATGCTTGTATCTTTGTCATCTTCTTCAAAAGGCACTgcaaatattttacaaaattactaGAAAGACAGTAAAATTGCATGCCATCTGAAAGATAACAGCATTCAGAGCCAGCAATGCAAATTCAGGAAAGAAAAGTGAaagtatttgttatttttaactaTTTACTGATAACATACTCGattaagtaaaagaaaaaatggaaaatggaaaaagggaaaggaaggTGATGAGAACTCATCTGTTGGAATATCAAATCAAAAAGTTTGAATACAGATGAGACcaaaagataaggttggttgGAGATAAGGGAAGATCCAAAAATTAAACTGATAAAGAGGTAAGTTCCTAAGAAAAAGGAGGCAGTTGATTTCAAGTAATAAGTCCAGCTTtagtaataaattttatcctttaaagatattcaatttttctattttttaggagATGTTGTAGAAGAATTCTTGTATATATACGCTATTCGCATGCTCAATAAGATATTGAAGCATCTTTCCATTTCATTAagttttttcttcctctctaa
This genomic stretch from Diospyros lotus cultivar Yz01 chromosome 1, ASM1463336v1, whole genome shotgun sequence harbors:
- the LOC127798774 gene encoding 26S proteasome non-ATPase regulatory subunit 7 homolog A-like; this translates as MDVIKTQQIAARSIEKVIVHPLVLLSIVDHYNRVARDTKKRVVGVLLGASSRGTVDVTNSYAVPFEEDDKDTSIWFLDHNYHESMFSMYRRINAKEHVVGWYSTGPKLRENDLNVHALFHDYVPNPVLVIIDVQPTEMGIPTKAYYAVEEVKEKATQKSQKVFVHVPSEIAAHEVEEIGVEHLLRDVKDTTISTLATEVTGKLAALKGLDARLQEIRSYLDLVIDGKLPLNHEILCHLQDVFNLLPNLNVNELIKAFAVKTNDMMLVIYLSSLIRSVIALHNLINNKMLNKEHEKAEDSKQVAVPAAAGS